From one Helicobacter ganmani genomic stretch:
- a CDS encoding replication initiation protein encodes MNLIRDRRTSAKLKYGNEINTFTFTNFTAQDFNLFFTICWHIKEKKSKKITISFDELKEFMPTKIKNNKRFFKAVSAFVCKLLNGYIKEFKKWKGFILSYKVLEKEKALSIVVSDMAYNILFHTYYLTEFDLNEFCSIKNKYTKTLFRLLKQYENMNKNPASGLKNIVMEKQEFLEFMNCPEKYKDKMIFTDRKILIPAIDELNKTSQSFENVSYQKIKEGGVIKKFEISFQTIR; translated from the coding sequence TTGAATCTGATTAGAGATAGACGAACAAGTGCAAAGTTGAAGTATGGAAATGAGATTAATACTTTCACATTTACAAATTTTACAGCCCAAGATTTTAATTTGTTTTTTACAATTTGTTGGCATATTAAGGAAAAAAAGAGTAAAAAAATTACGATTTCTTTTGATGAATTAAAAGAGTTTATGCCAACCAAAATTAAGAATAATAAGAGATTCTTTAAAGCGGTTTCTGCCTTTGTGTGCAAATTATTAAATGGTTATATAAAAGAATTTAAAAAATGGAAAGGCTTTATTCTTAGTTACAAGGTTTTAGAGAAAGAAAAAGCTTTATCCATTGTTGTTTCAGATATGGCGTATAATATATTATTTCATACCTACTATCTTACCGAATTTGATTTAAATGAGTTTTGCTCTATTAAGAATAAATACACAAAGACATTGTTTAGATTGTTGAAACAATATGAGAATATGAATAAGAATCCCGCAAGTGGTTTGAAAAATATTGTAATGGAGAAGCAAGAATTTTTGGAGTTTATGAATTGTCCTGAAAAATACAAAGATAAAATGATTTTTACTGACAGAAAAATTTTAATTCCTGCCATAGATGAACTAAATAAGACTTCACAAAGTTTTGAAAATGTAAGTTATCAAAAGATTAAAGAGGGTGGAGTGATTAAGAAGTTTGAGATAAGTTTTCAGACGATAAGATAA
- a CDS encoding replication initiation protein, translated as MYLIDFGYDSFIKGYVLNLIRDRRTSAKLKYGNEINSIEFSSFTSKDFNLFFTICWHIKKKKKSKISLSQDELKNFFSTKIKDNNRFFKEILVFTKKLLRIRINIFYEYKDENQEYEKAQGESIIFLEKYNIQKDENNKTKINFIFNEKAMEILFRFNHFTEFDLNEFCSIKNKYTKTLFRLLKQYENVNENPASGLKNIVMEKQEFLEFMNLPNNCINIADYTNKRIMIPAIDELNKISQSFKNVSFQKIKEGGMIKKFEISFQTIR; from the coding sequence ATGTATTTGATTGATTTTGGTTATGATAGCTTTATCAAAGGATATGTTTTGAATCTGATTAGAGATAGACGAACAAGTGCAAAGTTGAAGTATGGAAATGAAATTAATTCCATAGAGTTCTCAAGTTTCACCTCAAAAGATTTTAATTTGTTTTTTACAATTTGTTGGCACATTAAGAAAAAAAAGAAATCCAAAATCTCACTTTCTCAAGATGAATTAAAAAATTTCTTTTCAACAAAAATCAAAGATAATAATCGCTTTTTTAAAGAAATTCTTGTATTTACTAAAAAGTTACTTCGTATAAGAATAAATATTTTTTATGAGTATAAGGACGAAAACCAAGAATACGAAAAAGCGCAAGGTGAGTCTATCATATTCCTTGAAAAATACAACATACAAAAAGATGAAAACAACAAAACAAAAATAAACTTTATTTTTAATGAGAAAGCTATGGAAATTTTATTCCGATTCAATCATTTTACCGAATTTGATTTAAATGAGTTTTGCTCCATTAAGAATAAATACACAAAGACACTCTTTAGGTTGTTGAAACAATATGAGAATGTAAATGAGAATCCCGCAAGTGGTTTGAAAAATATTGTAATGGAAAAGCAAGAATTTTTGGAATTTATGAACCTACCAAATAATTGCATTAATATTGCAGATTATACTAATAAACGCATTATGATTCCAGCGATAGATGAGTTGAATAAAATCTCACAAAGCTTTAAGAATGTTAGCTTTCAAAAAATTAAAGAAGGTGGAATGATTAAGAAGTTTGAGATAAGTTTTCAGACGATAAGATAG
- a CDS encoding motility protein A: MDLGSVAGISLSLILLGTAMALGVGIAPYLDVPSILITVGGSITSLLIAYKMESMKKFFTYFMIAFKPQTFDVPGLIKKLVDYSTQARRDGILSLEQQSNQEENEFLKRGLNMAIDGAEPDSIRDLLETDMDRTLERHKDNAGIFDTWAAFAGSYGMLGTLIGLVAMLLNMSDPASIGPAMAVALLTTFYGSFVGNVVGSPIANILKVRAADEALVKLLIIEGIMSIQAGDNPRALEAKLLTFLPPNQRVSQFE, translated from the coding sequence ATGGATTTAGGGTCAGTTGCAGGGATTTCGTTATCACTTATACTTTTAGGCACAGCAATGGCGCTTGGTGTAGGGATTGCACCCTACCTTGATGTTCCCTCTATTCTCATTACTGTTGGAGGCTCTATCACAAGCTTATTGATTGCCTACAAAATGGAAAGTATGAAAAAGTTTTTCACTTACTTTATGATTGCTTTTAAACCTCAAACTTTTGATGTTCCGGGACTCATCAAAAAACTTGTGGATTATTCCACACAAGCAAGACGTGATGGAATCCTTTCGCTAGAGCAGCAATCCAATCAGGAAGAAAATGAATTTTTAAAACGTGGATTAAATATGGCGATTGACGGCGCAGAGCCTGATAGCATTCGGGATTTGCTAGAAACCGATATGGACAGGACGCTTGAAAGACACAAAGACAATGCAGGTATTTTTGATACTTGGGCAGCATTTGCGGGTTCTTATGGAATGCTCGGAACGCTCATCGGGCTTGTTGCGATGCTTTTGAATATGTCTGACCCAGCTTCTATTGGACCTGCGATGGCTGTTGCCTTGCTCACTACATTTTATGGCTCATTTGTTGGAAATGTTGTAGGCTCACCGATTGCAAATATCCTCAAAGTGCGTGCCGCCGATGAAGCATTGGTGAAACTATTAATCATTGAAGGGATTATGTCTATTCAAGCGGGAGACAACCCACGTGCGCTTGAAGCGAAGTTGCTGACATTCTTGCCACCCAATCAACGCGTTAGTCAATTTGAATAG
- a CDS encoding OmpA family protein, producing the protein MGKTRCPPCDCPQVLPLWLGTYGDMVTLILTFFILILSMVTFDAKKLTEAEGSMKGAMSLLSGGIKTEPDNTRIQQQADMTTEPESAEEVKKIESEILDFKENVRVSLGPSNIVDDGSEGFILRFSGKLLFEKGETTLYNEEEILFLKRLALILQKMPANLHADVIGYTDNSPITPTTKYKDDMGLSALRALSVSKILIENKVNPKKLTSLGNGASNFIVPNTSEENRSSNRRVEFRFYPDDKLLHKTQNILDRTIQQNINQQEKKTQEIAPNQESNTQENEILQNRTIQSQRFNTNPYALVFLTRKS; encoded by the coding sequence ATGGGAAAAACTCGCTGCCCACCTTGTGATTGCCCTCAAGTTTTGCCTCTTTGGTTAGGAACTTATGGGGATATGGTTACACTCATTCTGACATTTTTTATTTTGATTCTTTCTATGGTAACTTTTGATGCCAAAAAACTCACAGAAGCAGAAGGAAGTATGAAAGGCGCAATGTCTTTGCTAAGCGGAGGAATCAAAACCGAGCCAGACAATACAAGAATCCAACAACAAGCCGATATGACAACAGAGCCAGAAAGTGCGGAAGAAGTCAAAAAAATTGAAAGTGAGATTTTGGATTTCAAAGAAAATGTCCGCGTCTCTTTGGGACCATCTAATATCGTAGATGATGGGAGTGAGGGCTTTATTTTGCGTTTTAGCGGTAAATTGCTATTTGAAAAAGGCGAAACAACACTCTATAACGAAGAGGAAATTCTATTCCTCAAAAGACTTGCATTGATTTTACAAAAAATGCCTGCTAATTTACACGCGGATGTAATTGGCTACACCGATAATTCTCCAATCACTCCTACAACGAAATATAAAGACGATATGGGCTTAAGCGCACTTAGAGCATTGAGTGTTTCTAAAATCTTGATAGAAAATAAAGTCAATCCCAAAAAACTTACTTCTCTTGGAAATGGAGCAAGCAATTTTATTGTCCCAAACACAAGCGAAGAGAATCGTTCAAGCAACCGACGCGTAGAATTTAGATTTTATCCTGATGATAAACTTTTGCATAAAACACAAAATATCTTGGATAGAACGATTCAACAAAATATTAACCAACAAGAAAAAAAGACCCAAGAAATCGCGCCAAACCAAGAATCCAACACGCAAGAAAATGAAATTCTACAAAATCGCACAATTCAATCTCAACGTTTTAACACAAATCCTTATGCTTTGGTATTTTTAACAAGGAAATCTTAA
- the fliP gene encoding flagellar type III secretion system pore protein FliP (The bacterial flagellar biogenesis protein FliP forms a type III secretion system (T3SS)-type pore required for flagellar assembly.): protein MGRLLFILFFSVLSLFAAPPQLPQSPTIPTVDLTLTAPTEPGDLVTTLNIVVVLTLLVLAPSLILMATSFARILVVLAFLRTAMGTQQSPPTQLLVSFALILTFFIMEPVAKEGYNQGIAPYIAKEIPYDEAFLRASQPFKDFMIRNTRPKDLALFYRIRNIENPQSAQDVPLSIALPAFIISEMKTAFQIGFLLYLPFLVIDMVISSILMAMGMMMLPPTMISLPFKILVFILVDGFNLLTMNLVQSFR, encoded by the coding sequence GTGGGACGACTCTTATTTATTTTGTTTTTTAGTGTGCTTTCGCTTTTTGCAGCACCGCCGCAGTTGCCTCAAAGCCCTACGATTCCAACCGTAGATTTAACACTCACCGCACCGACAGAACCAGGTGATTTGGTTACAACACTCAATATTGTTGTCGTTTTAACTCTACTTGTTTTAGCACCTTCTTTAATCCTAATGGCAACAAGCTTTGCTAGAATCCTTGTTGTGCTTGCTTTTTTGCGGACTGCAATGGGAACACAACAATCCCCTCCTACGCAACTATTAGTCTCTTTTGCCTTAATTTTGACATTTTTTATTATGGAACCTGTCGCCAAAGAGGGTTACAATCAAGGCATAGCCCCCTATATTGCCAAAGAGATTCCTTATGATGAAGCCTTTTTGCGCGCTTCTCAACCTTTTAAAGATTTTATGATTCGCAACACGCGCCCCAAAGATTTAGCATTATTTTATCGTATTCGTAATATTGAAAACCCTCAAAGTGCGCAAGATGTGCCACTAAGCATTGCCTTGCCCGCTTTTATTATTAGCGAAATGAAAACCGCCTTTCAAATTGGATTCTTACTTTATTTGCCCTTTTTAGTTATTGATATGGTCATCAGCTCCATTCTTATGGCAATGGGAATGATGATGTTACCTCCAACAATGATTTCATTGCCTTTCAAGATTCTTGTTTTCATTCTAGTAGATGGCTTTAACCTGCTGACGATGAATCTAGTGCAAAGTTTTCGGTAG
- the trmA gene encoding tRNA (uridine(54)-C5)-methyltransferase TrmA, with amino-acid sequence MTCKYLGVCGGCTEISLESKTAQASLLLNLSNFEVFSSQNSGFRARAEIGIYHLENKIHFAMRRLNPTSKKESRFVLIENCPNLLPNIQQILFILKDLLNTTEFYNFTIRLFSLEILSSQTNAILLTLIYHRNLTESWKKEAENLCQKLQLALNLEIHLIGRSKGVKWVVGKDYLTESLRILDKTYLYRYFEGAFTQPNPLINAQMITWILRHLEDSKTQDLLEMYCGCGNFTIPLAQKFRKVLATEISKTSIQAAQFATQINQISNIHFVRLSGEECMEALNNVRKFHRLREIPLDSFRFSAVLIDPPRAGLGAEICHFLQRFQTIIYISCNPVSLKKDLEILAQTHTILHTAFFDQFPHTHHLESGVILKSKF; translated from the coding sequence ATGACTTGTAAATATCTTGGAGTTTGTGGTGGTTGCACAGAGATAAGTTTAGAATCCAAAACAGCTCAAGCAAGCCTTTTATTAAACCTAAGTAATTTTGAAGTTTTCAGCAGTCAAAATTCAGGTTTTAGAGCACGTGCAGAGATTGGAATCTATCATCTTGAAAACAAAATTCACTTTGCAATGCGCCGCTTGAATCCTACAAGCAAGAAAGAATCCCGCTTTGTTCTTATAGAAAATTGTCCCAATTTGCTTCCAAATATTCAACAAATCTTATTTATTTTAAAGGATTTGCTCAATACAACTGAATTTTATAATTTTACAATCCGTCTTTTTAGTTTAGAGATTCTCTCCTCTCAAACCAATGCAATTCTTTTAACCTTAATTTATCATAGAAATTTAACAGAATCTTGGAAAAAAGAAGCAGAAAATTTATGTCAAAAGTTACAACTTGCCCTAAATCTTGAAATTCATCTCATCGGACGTTCCAAAGGCGTAAAATGGGTTGTAGGTAAGGATTATTTAACAGAATCCCTAAGAATCCTTGATAAAACCTATCTTTATCGTTATTTTGAGGGAGCTTTCACGCAACCTAATCCTCTCATCAATGCACAAATGATTACTTGGATTTTGCGACATTTGGAGGATTCCAAGACGCAAGATTTGCTAGAAATGTATTGTGGTTGTGGCAACTTTACGATTCCACTTGCACAAAAATTTCGTAAAGTGCTTGCTACTGAAATCTCCAAAACCTCTATCCAAGCAGCACAATTTGCAACACAAATCAATCAGATTTCAAATATTCATTTCGTGCGCTTAAGCGGAGAGGAATGCATGGAAGCTCTAAATAATGTGCGAAAATTTCATCGCTTGAGAGAAATTCCTCTGGATTCTTTTCGTTTTAGTGCAGTATTGATTGACCCACCACGTGCTGGTTTAGGAGCAGAAATTTGTCATTTTTTGCAGAGATTCCAAACAATTATTTATATTTCATGCAATCCTGTAAGCCTCAAAAAAGATTTAGAGATTCTTGCACAAACACATACGATTCTACATACCGCCTTTTTTGACCAATTTCCTCATACACATCATTTAGAATCTGGTGTGATTTTAAAGAGTAAATTTTAG
- a CDS encoding PhzF family isomerase, whose amino-acid sequence MKAYRVYQVDSFTKNRFYGNPAGVVLNADGLSEIQMQQIARELNNSETAFILSPTASHYDIEVRFFTPTKEVPICGHATIAAHYIRALEQGKIGKVLQKTKAGILPVDITQENNDFNITMTQGKPQVEKPLDESITSKIIEALGIQPQDIREDCPIAIASTEHSKIMIGIKENKLLNAMKPNLENLSVLSAKIHCNGFYLFTLHFDTNPLVRGRMFAPAIGIAEDPVTGNANGALGAYLVHYGIVKHLEIQNNLSFAILQGEAIKRTGGMRVNVEIQNGKPILVRITGQAIVCFKTEIYI is encoded by the coding sequence ATGAAAGCTTATCGTGTTTATCAGGTAGATTCCTTTACAAAAAACAGATTTTATGGAAATCCTGCGGGCGTTGTTTTGAATGCTGATGGCTTAAGTGAAATACAAATGCAGCAAATTGCGCGAGAATTAAATAATTCAGAAACAGCCTTTATCCTCTCACCTACCGCTAGTCATTACGATATAGAAGTGCGATTCTTTACTCCTACAAAAGAAGTTCCTATCTGCGGACACGCAACGATTGCCGCGCACTACATTAGAGCCTTAGAACAAGGAAAAATAGGGAAAGTTCTACAAAAGACAAAAGCAGGGATTCTGCCTGTGGATATCACACAAGAAAACAATGATTTTAATATTACAATGACGCAAGGAAAACCACAGGTAGAAAAACCGCTTGATGAGTCCATTACAAGCAAAATCATTGAAGCATTAGGAATCCAACCTCAAGACATTAGAGAAGATTGTCCGATTGCGATTGCCTCCACAGAACATTCAAAGATTATGATTGGCATTAAAGAGAACAAGCTATTAAACGCTATGAAACCAAACCTAGAAAACCTAAGCGTCCTTAGTGCAAAAATTCATTGCAATGGATTCTACCTTTTCACGCTCCATTTTGATACCAATCCACTCGTTCGTGGGAGAATGTTTGCCCCCGCAATTGGAATTGCAGAAGATCCTGTTACAGGAAATGCCAATGGAGCATTGGGTGCTTATCTAGTCCATTATGGAATCGTAAAACACTTAGAAATCCAAAACAATCTCTCCTTTGCGATTTTACAAGGAGAAGCCATTAAAAGAACAGGTGGAATGCGTGTGAATGTAGAGATTCAAAATGGGAAGCCCATTTTAGTGCGAATCACAGGACAAGCAATTGTTTGCTTTAAGACAGAAATTTACATTTAA
- a CDS encoding tRNA (cytidine(34)-2'-O)-methyltransferase: MRFHIVLHEPRIPQNTGNIGRLCFASDSVLHLIYPLGFTLSQRELKRAGMDYWKDLEVYEWASTEAFWDSALLPIPHFYLTTKAKCPYYQAPLSGGAYLHFGREDAGLREEILKANQEFCYTIPMQNNARSLNLATSVGIVLYEGVRQRDTRRYF; the protein is encoded by the coding sequence ATGCGTTTTCATATTGTTTTGCACGAGCCACGTATTCCGCAAAATACGGGAAATATTGGACGCCTTTGTTTTGCTAGTGATTCCGTATTGCACTTGATTTATCCACTTGGCTTTACTCTCTCTCAAAGGGAATTAAAACGTGCTGGAATGGATTATTGGAAAGATTTGGAAGTTTATGAATGGGCAAGCACAGAAGCATTTTGGGATTCTGCATTATTGCCGATTCCACATTTTTATTTGACAACCAAGGCAAAATGTCCTTATTATCAAGCACCCTTGAGTGGTGGTGCGTATTTGCATTTTGGACGAGAAGATGCTGGATTAAGGGAGGAAATTTTAAAGGCAAATCAAGAATTTTGCTACACGATTCCAATGCAGAATAATGCACGTAGCTTAAACCTCGCAACAAGTGTTGGAATCGTGTTGTATGAGGGGGTAAGACAGAGGGATACAAGGAGATATTTTTAA
- a CDS encoding acyl-CoA thioesterase, translating into MDNMENVFDIKSLTMSVLMTPAVANFKGRVHGGDLLKLLDQVAYACASRYCGKYVVTLSVDSVTFKYPIEVGSLVTFLASVNYTGTSSLEVGIKVIAEDIHKRTVMHTNSAYFTMVCVDENGKPVKAPPLEPKTEAEKKRFEKALNRKKARIELAKKGS; encoded by the coding sequence ATGGATAATATGGAAAATGTCTTTGACATCAAGTCTCTTACAATGTCTGTCTTGATGACTCCAGCGGTTGCAAATTTCAAGGGTAGGGTGCATGGAGGAGATTTGCTCAAGCTCCTTGACCAAGTAGCCTATGCTTGTGCTTCGCGTTATTGTGGAAAATATGTCGTAACCTTGTCGGTTGATAGTGTAACCTTTAAATATCCGATTGAAGTGGGAAGTCTGGTAACCTTTTTGGCTTCCGTGAATTATACAGGCACAAGCTCACTTGAAGTGGGTATTAAAGTGATTGCTGAAGACATTCACAAGCGCACCGTTATGCATACAAATAGTGCTTATTTTACAATGGTATGTGTAGATGAAAATGGCAAACCCGTTAAAGCTCCACCACTAGAACCAAAAACCGAAGCAGAGAAAAAACGTTTTGAGAAAGCTTTGAATCGTAAAAAAGCACGCATAGAGCTTGCTAAAAAAGGTTCTTAA
- a CDS encoding UDP-N-acetylglucosamine--N-acetylmuramyl-(pentapeptide) pyrophosphoryl-undecaprenol N-acetylglucosamine transferase, translating to MKVVITGGGTGGHLSVARAFLEEFYKQGFECLFIGSINGQDKAYFESDSRLSKKFFLQTSGVVNQKGFKKLQSLWQQAKALQNAIGILRKEKQIDFVLSVGGYSAAPTAFGAVLLGIPLFIHEQNAQIGKLNRILKPYAKIFFSSYLHSSPSRYYPISQVFFTQARVRKNIKNLLFMGGSQGARAINNFALALAEDIKQKGLRIYHQCGKAEFTRVLQEYLNLNLKIGILKENIEFLEDIESQKIQIGILEDLDNVDVVLFGFSMQMPEIFKKCDFAICRAGASSLWELCANGLPALFVPYPYAAGNHQYYNAKFLEEKGLGFLCLEQDLFCEVLWDSLALLKEDKITQISQDLQKECSVQALKQMSNCIVAKLKSRNL from the coding sequence ATGAAAGTGGTTATTACAGGCGGAGGAACAGGAGGACACTTAAGTGTTGCAAGAGCATTTTTAGAAGAATTCTACAAACAAGGTTTTGAATGTCTTTTTATTGGTTCTATTAATGGTCAAGACAAGGCATATTTTGAATCCGATTCTCGCTTAAGCAAAAAATTTTTCTTGCAAACTTCTGGCGTCGTTAATCAAAAAGGATTCAAAAAACTTCAATCCTTATGGCAACAAGCCAAAGCACTCCAAAATGCGATTGGAATCTTAAGAAAGGAAAAACAGATTGACTTTGTCTTGTCTGTGGGAGGATATTCTGCTGCACCCACAGCATTTGGAGCAGTTTTGCTTGGGATTCCACTCTTTATCCACGAACAAAATGCACAAATCGGAAAACTTAACAGAATCCTAAAACCCTATGCAAAAATATTTTTTTCCTCTTATTTGCACTCCTCGCCTTCAAGATATTATCCAATCAGTCAAGTATTTTTTACTCAAGCAAGAGTGCGCAAAAACATAAAGAATCTGCTTTTTATGGGGGGTTCTCAAGGAGCTAGAGCCATCAACAATTTTGCTCTAGCCCTCGCAGAAGATATAAAACAAAAAGGATTACGCATTTATCACCAGTGCGGTAAAGCAGAATTTACGCGCGTGCTTCAAGAATATCTCAATCTCAATCTAAAGATTGGAATTTTAAAAGAAAATATAGAATTCTTAGAAGATATAGAATCCCAAAAGATACAAATTGGTATATTAGAGGATTTAGACAATGTAGATGTTGTGCTTTTTGGATTCAGTATGCAAATGCCAGAGATTTTCAAAAAATGCGATTTTGCAATTTGTCGTGCGGGTGCTAGCTCCTTGTGGGAATTATGCGCGAATGGTTTGCCCGCACTCTTTGTCCCCTATCCTTATGCAGCGGGCAATCATCAATATTATAATGCGAAATTCCTAGAGGAAAAAGGACTTGGATTCTTATGCTTAGAGCAAGATTTATTTTGTGAAGTTTTATGGGATAGTTTAGCACTTTTAAAGGAAGATAAAATTACGCAGATTAGTCAAGATTTACAAAAAGAATGTTCAGTGCAAGCCCTCAAGCAAATGAGCAATTGTATCGTGGCAAAACTCAAGTCTAGGAATCTTTAA
- a CDS encoding HD domain-containing protein — protein MGLKKPQLGFELLHKIFVAANIRRWNDQATPVEFLELDKQAHKIVIAYLLAHFEQLENQRTIDFERLILQFCYEFFERIILTDIKPPVFHKLVKHHNKALVDFVCTQLEDNLRGFGFLESMQEYLYGGVDNIEKEILKASHYYASKWEFDIIYHFNPKMYDVQNIKNALDKQVHEYYPLAGVRQMMYEELREIVDMFGQLRFQKRWSQTPRVPCTSVLGHTLIVALCAYLLGYDLGFSREMQIQHFLCGLFHDLPEILTRDIISPIKKNVEGLDEFIKRIEEEAVREKILNIVPDSIAQEIVYYTQNEFSNRYKKNHQVIFSAQKGEDFLQEIKQESIYQPIFGEFLKYCDHLSAFLEAKISIEHGIKSKELIDGAKNLEYFYNSKSLNGIDLGYLFREFKDS, from the coding sequence ATGGGGCTAAAAAAACCACAATTAGGATTTGAACTTTTACATAAAATTTTTGTAGCAGCGAATATTCGTCGCTGGAATGACCAAGCAACACCAGTAGAGTTTTTGGAGCTTGATAAGCAAGCACACAAAATTGTTATTGCCTATTTGCTTGCGCATTTTGAACAATTGGAAAATCAACGCACGATTGATTTTGAGCGGTTGATTTTGCAATTTTGTTATGAATTTTTTGAACGCATTATTTTAACAGACATCAAGCCACCCGTTTTTCATAAGTTAGTCAAACATCATAACAAAGCACTTGTAGATTTTGTCTGTACGCAGTTGGAGGATAATTTAAGAGGTTTTGGATTTTTGGAATCTATGCAAGAATATCTTTATGGAGGGGTTGATAATATTGAAAAAGAGATTCTAAAAGCTTCTCATTACTATGCTTCTAAATGGGAATTTGATATTATTTATCATTTCAATCCAAAAATGTATGATGTGCAAAATATTAAAAATGCTTTAGATAAGCAGGTTCATGAGTATTATCCTCTTGCGGGTGTGCGACAAATGATGTATGAGGAATTGCGTGAAATTGTGGATATGTTTGGGCAACTGCGATTCCAAAAGCGTTGGAGTCAAACTCCACGCGTTCCCTGCACTTCCGTGCTTGGACATACTCTCATAGTTGCGCTTTGTGCTTATCTTTTGGGCTATGATTTGGGATTTTCTAGGGAAATGCAGATTCAGCATTTTCTTTGCGGATTATTCCACGATTTGCCAGAAATCTTAACGCGTGATATTATTTCTCCTATTAAGAAAAATGTAGAGGGCTTGGACGAATTTATTAAACGAATTGAGGAAGAGGCTGTGCGGGAAAAGATTTTGAATATTGTTCCAGATTCTATTGCGCAAGAGATTGTGTATTATACGCAAAATGAATTTAGCAATCGTTATAAAAAGAATCATCAAGTCATTTTTAGCGCGCAAAAAGGGGAGGATTTTTTGCAAGAAATCAAGCAAGAATCCATCTATCAACCCATTTTTGGTGAATTTTTAAAGTATTGCGACCATTTGAGTGCTTTTTTGGAAGCAAAGATTTCTATTGAGCACGGAATCAAGAGCAAGGAATTGATAGATGGTGCAAAAAATTTAGAATACTTTTATAATAGTAAATCCCTTAATGGCATAGATTTAGGGTATTTGTTTCGAGAGTTTAAAGATTCCTAG